From the Planctomycetia bacterium genome, one window contains:
- a CDS encoding molybdopterin-dependent oxidoreductase yields the protein MKRREFLQTAMAAMGSCGLLQSQLWAFQPVSVENPLGVYPDRDWERLYRDQYRVDESFTWVCAPNDTHNCRMKAYLRNGIVLRSEQAYEGGNCGDLYGNKDTVHWNPRGCSKGFTQQRRVYGPYRLRGPLVRRGWKQWADDGFPSLSDDPTLRDKYQFNSRGTDTFVKVGWDEIYRYHAKAIMAIAKTYAGEAGAGRLKADGYEPEMIEACHGAGTRTCKLRGGMGLLGVIGKYGLYRWSNMLAIADHLVRGVEPKEALGGRLWSNYTWHGDQAPGHPFVHGLQAADCDFNDMRHAKLHIQCGKNLVENKMPDSHWFIEIMERGGRIVVITPEYSPPATKADYWIQVRPGCTDTALFLGVTRHMIDNHWYDEKFVRSYTDFPLLVREDTLQRLRAADVFPDYQPGLKKDGPSYQTQHLTDEQYAKVGDFVVYDEGTQAVRALTRDQLGPRMEADGVRPALSFSGEIKLADGSAVRVITLWDACQVHLKDYDLDTVSQITGSDKSLIARMAKDIWDTTQAGHAVAIHVGEGINHWFHATLTNRAQYLPIMLTGQLGRPGAGCFTWAGNYKAALFQSTPESGPGFLGWIAEDPFHPNLDPTTDGKDIVVNKTTKDEEPAYWNHGERPLIVDTPKYGRRCFTGQTHMPTPTKFLWFANVNLFNNAKHAYDMLFVVNPKIDCIVAQDVEMTSSCEYADLVYPANTWMEYQTYEVTASCSNPYVHIWKGGISPPYDTRDDVHILAEAAEAMTKETGDPRFANYWKFILDDKANGSKTYIQRLFDGSSTTRGYRVDDILAGKFGEAGAALMLFRTYPRIPFYENMQDNMPFWTDTGRLNAYCDIPEAIEHGENFIVHREGPEATPYLPNVIVSTNPLIRPEDFGLADDAMHWDERTIRNIKLPWDEVKTTENPLWKQGFRFYLLTPKTRHRVHSQWSNVDWHMIWDSNYGDPYRRDKRLPFFGDQQLHVNPDDAAEMGLNAGDYVYLDSNPADRPFRGWQDDPARAKVARLMVRVTLNTSYPRGVVMTKHSPYISTEKTVLAHETRPDGRARSADTGYQANLRYGAHQSCTRNWLMPMHQTDTLFHKAKLKMGFMFGGEADNHAVNTVPKETLVRIIKAESGGPDGVGLWEPGTIAYGPHSDSAENLMYLSGGYVRIEG from the coding sequence ATGAAACGGCGTGAATTCCTCCAAACGGCGATGGCGGCCATGGGCAGTTGCGGCTTGCTGCAATCGCAACTCTGGGCTTTCCAGCCGGTCAGCGTTGAGAACCCGCTGGGCGTTTACCCGGATCGCGATTGGGAGCGACTCTACCGCGATCAATATCGCGTGGACGAATCGTTCACCTGGGTCTGCGCTCCGAACGACACGCACAACTGCCGCATGAAGGCTTACCTGCGCAACGGCATCGTGCTGCGCTCCGAGCAGGCGTACGAAGGCGGCAATTGCGGCGACCTTTATGGCAACAAGGACACGGTGCATTGGAATCCGCGCGGCTGCTCCAAGGGCTTCACGCAGCAGCGCCGCGTTTACGGTCCGTACCGCCTGCGCGGCCCGCTCGTGCGTCGCGGTTGGAAGCAATGGGCGGATGATGGATTCCCTTCGCTTTCCGACGACCCCACACTGCGGGACAAGTACCAATTCAACTCGCGCGGGACGGACACCTTCGTCAAGGTTGGCTGGGACGAGATTTACCGCTATCACGCCAAAGCCATCATGGCGATCGCCAAGACGTATGCGGGCGAGGCGGGCGCCGGGCGTCTGAAAGCCGACGGTTACGAGCCGGAGATGATCGAGGCCTGTCACGGCGCCGGCACGCGCACCTGCAAGCTGCGCGGCGGCATGGGACTGCTTGGCGTGATCGGCAAGTACGGTCTGTATCGCTGGTCGAACATGCTGGCGATCGCCGATCACCTCGTGCGCGGCGTGGAACCCAAGGAAGCGCTGGGCGGGCGGCTTTGGTCCAACTACACCTGGCACGGCGACCAGGCGCCGGGGCATCCGTTCGTGCATGGCCTGCAAGCCGCCGACTGCGACTTCAACGACATGCGGCACGCCAAGCTGCATATCCAGTGCGGTAAGAACCTGGTCGAAAACAAAATGCCGGACTCGCACTGGTTCATTGAGATCATGGAGCGCGGCGGACGGATTGTGGTGATCACGCCCGAGTACTCGCCGCCAGCCACCAAGGCCGACTACTGGATTCAGGTCCGGCCGGGTTGCACGGACACTGCGTTGTTTCTGGGTGTCACGCGGCACATGATCGACAACCATTGGTACGACGAAAAGTTTGTCCGCTCGTACACCGATTTCCCGTTGCTCGTCCGCGAGGACACGCTGCAACGACTGCGGGCGGCCGACGTCTTCCCGGATTATCAGCCGGGGCTGAAGAAGGACGGGCCGTCGTACCAGACGCAGCACTTGACGGACGAACAATACGCCAAGGTCGGCGACTTCGTCGTGTATGACGAGGGGACGCAGGCTGTGCGAGCGCTGACGCGCGACCAACTCGGACCGCGCATGGAGGCGGATGGCGTACGGCCGGCGCTTTCGTTCTCTGGCGAAATCAAGCTCGCCGACGGCAGCGCCGTGCGTGTGATCACCTTGTGGGACGCCTGCCAGGTTCATCTCAAGGACTACGATCTGGACACGGTTTCCCAGATCACGGGTTCCGACAAATCATTGATCGCCCGCATGGCGAAAGACATCTGGGACACCACGCAAGCCGGACACGCCGTGGCGATTCACGTTGGCGAAGGAATCAATCATTGGTTCCACGCCACGCTCACCAACCGCGCGCAGTACCTGCCGATCATGCTTACCGGCCAGCTCGGACGTCCTGGCGCGGGCTGCTTTACCTGGGCCGGCAACTACAAGGCGGCGCTGTTTCAGAGCACGCCGGAGAGCGGACCGGGGTTCTTGGGTTGGATCGCTGAGGATCCGTTCCATCCGAACCTCGACCCCACGACCGATGGCAAGGACATCGTCGTCAACAAGACGACCAAGGATGAGGAACCGGCCTATTGGAACCACGGTGAACGGCCGCTAATTGTTGACACGCCGAAATACGGCCGGCGTTGCTTCACCGGGCAGACGCACATGCCCACGCCGACCAAGTTCCTGTGGTTCGCGAACGTCAACCTGTTCAACAACGCGAAGCATGCCTACGACATGCTATTCGTGGTCAATCCCAAGATCGACTGCATCGTCGCACAAGACGTGGAGATGACGAGCTCCTGTGAATACGCGGACCTGGTGTATCCGGCGAACACCTGGATGGAGTACCAGACGTACGAGGTCACGGCTTCGTGCTCGAACCCCTACGTGCATATCTGGAAGGGGGGCATCTCGCCGCCGTACGATACGCGCGACGACGTGCATATTCTGGCCGAAGCGGCCGAGGCCATGACGAAGGAGACCGGCGATCCTCGCTTCGCCAACTATTGGAAGTTCATTCTGGACGACAAGGCGAACGGATCGAAGACCTACATTCAACGGTTGTTCGATGGTTCGAGCACGACGCGAGGCTACCGTGTGGATGACATTCTCGCCGGCAAGTTCGGCGAGGCCGGCGCGGCGCTGATGTTGTTCCGCACGTATCCGCGGATTCCGTTCTACGAAAACATGCAGGACAACATGCCGTTCTGGACGGACACCGGCCGCTTGAACGCGTATTGCGACATTCCCGAGGCGATCGAGCACGGCGAAAACTTTATTGTGCATCGCGAAGGACCGGAGGCGACGCCGTACCTCCCGAACGTGATCGTCAGCACGAACCCGCTGATTCGCCCGGAAGATTTCGGACTCGCGGACGACGCGATGCACTGGGACGAACGCACGATTCGCAATATCAAGTTGCCGTGGGATGAGGTGAAAACGACGGAGAATCCGCTCTGGAAGCAGGGCTTCCGCTTCTATTTGCTCACGCCCAAGACGCGGCATCGCGTCCACTCGCAGTGGTCCAATGTCGATTGGCACATGATCTGGGATTCGAACTACGGCGATCCCTATCGCCGCGATAAGCGATTGCCGTTCTTCGGCGATCAACAGTTGCATGTCAACCCAGACGACGCCGCGGAAATGGGTCTCAACGCCGGAGACTACGTCTATTTGGATTCAAATCCGGCCGACCGGCCGTTCCGCGGGTGGCAGGATGATCCGGCGCGGGCAAAAGTTGCCCGGCTGATGGTGCGCGTGACGTTGAACACGAGCTATCCGCGCGGCGTGGTGATGACCAAACACTCTCCTTACATTTCCACGGAGAAGACCGTGCTGGCGCACGAAACGCGGCCCGATGGTCGGGCGCGATCGGCCGACACCGGCTATCAGGCCAATCTGCGTTACGGAGCGCATCAATCGTGCACGCGGAATTGGCTGATGCCGATGCACCAGACCGACACGCTGTTCCACAAGGCCAAGCTGAAGATGGGCTTCATGTTTGGCGGCGAGGCCGACAATCACGCAGTGAATACGGTGCCGAAAGAAACACTCGTGCGGATCATCAAGGCCGAGTCCGGCGGGCCGGACGGTGTGGGACTCTGGGAGCCGGGCACGATCGCGTACGGGCCGCACAGCGACTCGGCGGAGAACCTGATGTACTTAAGCGGCGGCTATGTCCGCATCGAGGGCTGA
- a CDS encoding 4Fe-4S dicluster domain-containing protein, with the protein MPQVYNWQLGREMSYPYEERHPKWQFAFVFNTNRCIACQTCTMACKSTWTFSRGQEYMWWNNVETKPYGGYPRNWDSKLLGMLESVNPGGQTWNASEKDADAKPYGEFQGQTIFEAAAKRVGPEGPQAVMGYLPSEAEWRTPNMYEDSATGGKWESGKFNGSTQLPEHRVWFFYLARICNHCTYPGCLGACPRQAIYKRPEDGIVLIDQTRCRGYRKCVEGCPYKKVMYRGNTHTSEKCVGCYPRIEGSDPELCPDGAPIETRCMSVCVGKIRLQGLVEVGEDGRWTDNPENPLNFLIRERQVALPLYPQFGTEPNGYYIPPRWVPRGYLYQMFGPGVDQAIEQYSCPDRELLAVLQLFRAQRQILFKFKIEKGPKVAEIPVRLPSGEERVQELFNDTVIGFNKFGKEVVRVTIDEPVFERPKEKHANSI; encoded by the coding sequence ATGCCGCAGGTCTACAACTGGCAACTCGGCCGCGAGATGAGCTACCCGTACGAGGAGCGGCATCCGAAGTGGCAGTTCGCGTTCGTGTTCAACACGAACCGCTGCATCGCTTGCCAGACCTGCACGATGGCCTGTAAGAGCACTTGGACGTTTTCGCGCGGCCAGGAATACATGTGGTGGAACAACGTCGAGACGAAGCCGTACGGGGGCTATCCGCGCAACTGGGATTCTAAGCTCCTGGGAATGCTGGAATCGGTGAACCCCGGCGGTCAAACCTGGAACGCCAGCGAAAAGGACGCCGACGCGAAGCCCTACGGCGAATTCCAAGGGCAAACCATTTTTGAAGCCGCGGCCAAGCGCGTCGGCCCCGAGGGGCCGCAGGCGGTGATGGGATACTTGCCTTCCGAAGCGGAATGGCGCACGCCAAACATGTATGAGGACTCGGCCACGGGAGGCAAGTGGGAGTCCGGCAAGTTCAATGGCTCGACGCAATTGCCGGAACATCGAGTGTGGTTCTTTTACCTGGCGCGGATCTGCAACCACTGCACGTACCCTGGTTGCCTGGGAGCATGTCCGCGCCAGGCCATTTACAAACGTCCGGAAGACGGCATCGTGTTGATTGACCAGACGCGTTGCCGCGGCTACCGCAAGTGCGTCGAGGGTTGCCCTTACAAGAAGGTGATGTATCGCGGCAACACGCACACCAGCGAGAAATGCGTCGGCTGTTATCCGCGCATCGAAGGGAGCGATCCCGAGCTTTGCCCAGACGGAGCGCCGATCGAAACGCGCTGCATGTCGGTCTGCGTTGGCAAGATTCGTTTGCAGGGACTCGTGGAAGTCGGCGAGGACGGCCGCTGGACCGACAACCCGGAGAATCCGCTCAACTTCCTGATTCGCGAGCGCCAAGTCGCCCTGCCGCTTTACCCGCAATTCGGGACGGAGCCCAACGGGTACTACATTCCGCCGCGCTGGGTGCCGCGCGGCTACTTGTATCAGATGTTCGGTCCGGGCGTCGACCAAGCGATCGAACAATACTCCTGCCCGGACCGCGAGTTGCTGGCGGTGCTGCAATTGTTCCGCGCTCAGCGGCAGATTCTGTTCAAGTTCAAGATCGAAAAAGGCCCCAAGGTTGCGGAGATTCCGGTGCGGCTCCCTTCCGGCGAGGAACGCGTCCAGGAACTGTTCAACGACACGGTGATCGGTTTCAACAAGTTCGGCAAGGAAGTGGTTCGCGTCACCATCGACGAGCCGGTCTTCGAACGCCCGAAGGAAAAACATGCCAACTCCATTTGA
- a CDS encoding GYD domain-containing protein — MATFLTEIRFTDAGLKALQQSPERATAFRQAVEKAGGKMIGQYWAMGDCDGVARFSAPSEEIAASLLLGLTRQGFVRTNTMRLLDEDEFHRALTVKS, encoded by the coding sequence ATGGCCACTTTTCTGACCGAAATTCGTTTCACCGACGCCGGCCTCAAGGCGCTCCAGCAGTCGCCCGAGCGGGCAACAGCGTTTCGTCAGGCCGTCGAAAAGGCCGGCGGAAAGATGATTGGGCAATACTGGGCGATGGGCGACTGCGACGGCGTCGCACGCTTTAGTGCGCCGTCGGAAGAAATCGCTGCTAGCCTGCTGTTGGGGCTGACTCGGCAAGGGTTCGTCCGCACAAACACGATGCGCCTGCTGGACGAAGACGAATTCCATCGTGCTTTGACGGTCAAATCGTAG
- a CDS encoding ethylbenzene dehydrogenase-related protein produces MAANSEHASVFSPSLRRFGLVGLLAAALGCEAAPSQPAPEAPHSDASASRKPADPAVPSADVATVSMSGAQLFLQHCGACHGDQGDGLGRAALFLFPKPRDFRGGRFKLASSANSVPVAEDIEAVLVRGMPGSSMPSWAHLPKEQRALLVEEVLRMFREGAKERYVKSLRDDEGLSEEELAGEEVQQDIADTVAAMTTPEPAEELPEMGAVDETAIARGKEIYVKQSCHSCHGNEGKGDGVQAMFDETGLPTRPRDLTQGIYKGGHDVPSLYRRIFYGMPGTPMPSSQTLTQDQIVDLSHFLRSLSTESQREAAVMRRVSLQAKRVGKVTDDPVAESWSQDDAATVQLMPLWWRDGDFRVQVQARHDGKNLAVRLTWRDATQNAAAVRPDEFEDMAAIELYEGDAEPFLGMGAATTALDLWQWRAGREATGAEDQLSDEYPFDTEEYRRLAGGKPLPDFITARAGGNPLATREDSASNLTAGGHGSLTFRPKASQVVTAQAVWSDGQWSVVFMRPLQVSASEGLTLRSGQHYSGAFAIWDGEARDRAGQKLISMWNDLDLE; encoded by the coding sequence ATGGCAGCCAACTCCGAACACGCCTCGGTGTTTTCGCCCTCGTTAAGGCGATTTGGACTAGTTGGGCTGCTGGCGGCGGCACTGGGGTGCGAGGCCGCACCGTCCCAGCCAGCACCTGAGGCGCCGCACTCGGATGCTTCGGCTTCCCGCAAACCGGCCGACCCGGCCGTGCCCAGCGCCGACGTTGCGACGGTGTCGATGTCCGGCGCCCAACTCTTCCTCCAACACTGCGGCGCTTGCCACGGCGATCAGGGGGATGGGCTGGGCCGCGCGGCCTTGTTCTTGTTTCCCAAACCTCGCGACTTTCGCGGCGGGCGATTCAAGTTGGCCAGCAGCGCCAACAGCGTTCCAGTTGCGGAAGACATCGAAGCGGTGCTCGTCCGCGGCATGCCCGGCAGTTCCATGCCATCGTGGGCGCACTTGCCCAAGGAGCAACGTGCGCTGCTTGTCGAAGAAGTGCTCAGGATGTTTCGCGAGGGCGCCAAGGAGCGCTACGTGAAGTCCTTAAGGGACGACGAAGGGCTTTCTGAAGAAGAATTGGCCGGCGAAGAAGTTCAGCAGGATATCGCCGATACCGTCGCTGCGATGACAACCCCCGAGCCGGCCGAGGAGTTGCCCGAAATGGGCGCCGTCGACGAAACGGCGATCGCTCGCGGCAAAGAGATTTATGTCAAACAAAGCTGTCACTCCTGCCACGGAAACGAAGGTAAGGGAGACGGCGTGCAGGCGATGTTTGACGAAACCGGCCTGCCGACGCGACCTCGGGATTTGACACAAGGCATTTACAAGGGCGGGCACGACGTCCCATCGCTCTACCGCCGCATTTTCTATGGAATGCCCGGCACTCCCATGCCGAGTTCACAGACGCTGACGCAGGACCAGATCGTCGATCTGTCCCACTTCTTGCGGTCGCTTTCCACGGAATCGCAACGCGAAGCCGCGGTGATGCGGCGCGTGAGCTTGCAAGCGAAGCGCGTTGGCAAGGTTACTGACGATCCGGTGGCCGAATCATGGTCGCAAGACGACGCCGCGACGGTGCAACTCATGCCGCTGTGGTGGCGGGACGGCGATTTTCGCGTTCAGGTCCAGGCCCGGCATGACGGCAAGAATCTCGCGGTGCGATTGACGTGGCGCGACGCCACACAAAATGCCGCCGCGGTGCGACCCGATGAGTTCGAGGACATGGCGGCGATTGAATTGTACGAGGGCGACGCGGAACCGTTTCTCGGCATGGGCGCGGCAACTACGGCGCTCGATCTATGGCAGTGGCGCGCGGGCCGCGAAGCGACCGGCGCCGAAGATCAGCTCTCGGACGAATATCCATTTGACACCGAAGAATATCGTCGCCTGGCGGGCGGCAAGCCGCTGCCGGACTTTATCACGGCCCGCGCGGGTGGGAATCCACTGGCGACGCGTGAAGATAGCGCCAGCAACCTGACGGCCGGCGGACATGGGAGCCTGACATTTCGTCCCAAGGCCTCGCAAGTCGTGACCGCTCAGGCCGTCTGGTCGGACGGTCAATGGAGCGTGGTCTTTATGCGACCGCTACAGGTGAGCGCCAGTGAAGGACTCACCTTGCGATCAGGACAACACTATTCGGGCGCCTTCGCCATCTGGGACGGCGAGGCGCGTGATCGCGCAGGGCAGAAGTTGATCTCCATGTGGAACGACCTGGATTTGGAGTGA
- a CDS encoding molecular chaperone TorD family protein, giving the protein MPTPFEPSPGCESPVQTHVIAEEASVEFARDLACETLYRFLAAALSNPTSAEWHVLGEKASQETARASQYLLSQEFDQCDIPLGFGELPLEDLDLRPLLSELPVEEDLAVIEHGRVFGLAGTRECSPYETEYHPNEEVFFRSQQMADIAGFYRAFGLNVSPARHERVDHIALELEFAAFLLMKKRLARSCQAGSQDGELPAIVQEARRHFLRDHLSWWAPSFTVAVRRKSGGGFYAAVGAVLAALLPIERQRLGIVAPKMPLEARSVEPEPHEQASSCEGCALAQG; this is encoded by the coding sequence ATGCCAACTCCATTTGAACCATCGCCTGGCTGCGAATCGCCGGTGCAAACGCATGTGATCGCCGAGGAAGCGAGCGTCGAGTTCGCGCGCGACCTGGCTTGCGAAACGCTGTATCGTTTTCTGGCCGCGGCGCTTAGCAACCCGACGTCCGCGGAGTGGCACGTGCTGGGCGAGAAAGCGAGCCAGGAGACGGCGCGGGCCTCGCAATATCTGCTGAGTCAGGAATTCGATCAATGCGATATCCCGCTCGGCTTTGGGGAACTGCCGCTCGAAGACTTGGATCTTCGGCCTTTGCTCAGCGAACTACCCGTCGAAGAAGATCTCGCGGTGATCGAGCATGGGCGCGTGTTCGGTCTGGCAGGCACGCGCGAATGTTCGCCCTACGAAACGGAGTACCATCCGAACGAAGAGGTCTTCTTCCGTTCGCAGCAAATGGCGGATATCGCTGGCTTTTACCGCGCGTTTGGACTGAACGTCTCGCCGGCCAGGCATGAACGCGTCGATCACATCGCCCTGGAGCTGGAATTCGCTGCGTTTCTGTTGATGAAGAAGCGTCTGGCGCGGTCGTGCCAGGCCGGTTCGCAAGACGGCGAACTGCCGGCCATCGTCCAGGAGGCTCGTCGCCATTTCCTGCGCGATCATCTCAGTTGGTGGGCGCCGTCGTTCACGGTGGCGGTGCGCCGCAAGTCAGGCGGCGGGTTCTACGCGGCGGTCGGCGCCGTACTCGCGGCGCTGCTGCCGATCGAGCGCCAGCGTCTGGGCATTGTCGCGCCGAAGATGCCGCTCGAGGCGCGCTCGGTGGAGCCGGAGCCGCACGAGCAAGCCAGCTCCTGCGAGGGCTGTGCGTTGGCTCAAGGTTAA
- the ric gene encoding iron-sulfur cluster repair di-iron protein: MTLLAERRVGDLVAERPERARVLEQFAIDYCCGGQRSLADACRQRNLSVADVERALDIKEERTTDQPDWTQVPLATLVADIVDRHHTYLRAELPRLGAMLDKVVARHGDSHAFLHELQRTYIAMWEELANHMLKEELVLFPHVVRLEEADASGLPAPRFHCGTVMQPIHVMEDEHRSAGNALAKMRDLTNGYRPPADACSTWLALWHGLEALEADLHLHIHKENNILFPRAAALESSLPLDAGLD, encoded by the coding sequence ATGACACTTCTCGCGGAACGCCGGGTCGGGGACTTGGTCGCGGAGCGACCGGAACGTGCCCGAGTGTTGGAACAATTCGCCATCGACTACTGCTGTGGGGGGCAGCGATCGCTCGCCGACGCCTGCCGTCAACGCAACTTATCCGTGGCGGATGTTGAACGGGCGCTCGACATCAAGGAGGAGCGCACAACCGATCAGCCGGACTGGACGCAGGTCCCGTTGGCAACGCTGGTCGCTGACATCGTGGATCGTCATCACACGTATCTGCGGGCCGAGCTGCCACGGCTCGGAGCGATGCTCGACAAGGTTGTCGCGCGGCATGGCGACTCTCATGCGTTTCTGCATGAATTGCAGCGTACGTACATCGCGATGTGGGAGGAATTGGCCAACCACATGCTGAAAGAGGAACTGGTGCTATTTCCTCATGTCGTCCGACTTGAGGAAGCCGACGCGAGCGGCTTACCCGCTCCGCGGTTTCACTGCGGCACGGTGATGCAACCAATCCACGTGATGGAAGACGAGCATCGCTCGGCAGGGAATGCGCTGGCAAAGATGCGTGACTTGACCAATGGCTATCGCCCTCCGGCCGACGCTTGCTCGACCTGGTTGGCGCTGTGGCACGGACTGGAAGCACTGGAAGCCGATCTGCATCTCCACATTCACAAGGAAAACAACATTCTGTTTCCTCGCGCTGCAGCGCTGGAATCATCGCTGCCGCTCGATGCGGGACTCGACTGA